The following is a genomic window from Haloterrigena salifodinae.
ACCGTTGCGGAGACGAACGCGTCACCCGCCCCAGTCGTGTCGACCACGTCGACATCGAATCCTTCGTGTTCGACGGTGCCGTTGCCCCATGGCGCGTCGGCTGTCGCGTACGCCATGGCTCCCTCATCGCCACGCGTAAGAAAGACAGTGTGCGGACCGTCCCGGCAGACTACTTCGCACCGTCGATTGAGCGACTCCTGCCTGTACCCGAGTTGTTCCAGCTCATCGGGCGTCGCCTTGAGGACGTCGGCCATCTCGACCGCGTCTTCGAGGACGCCCGTATCGTCGTCGTCCCACAGTTCCGGACGCCAGTTCGGATCGAAGTACACGGAACAGTTCGCCTCTCGTGCGCGCCGTAGCAGATCGAACACGGCTGATCGAGCTGGCTCGGCCGCGAGTACGACGCCGCCGACGTACACCCACTCGATCTCCTCGAGCGTGCTCGTCGGAACGGCGCCGGTTTCGAGTTTCGTATCGGCAGTGCCGTCGCGATAGAACGTGAACGATCGGTCCCGTGTTTCGTCGTGAGCGACGAACGCGAGGGTCGTCTTCGCTGTGGGATCCTGCTCGACGAACCGTGATGGAACGCCACGGTCGTCCAACGTTTCGATGAGAAAGTCACCGAACCCGTCTTCGCCGACTCGAGTCCAGAACAGCGGGTCAGCACCGACCGCTGCGAGACGCGCTGCGACGTTGGCCGGGGCGCCGCCGGCGCGGCGCTGGTACGACTCCACGCCGCGGAGCTCCCCCGGTACCGCAGGCAGCATATCAACGAGTGTTTCGCCGACCACGAGGATATTCTGGTCATCCATCAGTCATTCCTCCGCGGTTAGATTGACCAGTGTAATCAGCGACCTGACCGGGACGTCGTCGACGCGGTCCGTCCCGTTCTTGTCGACGATGACGGCACAACCCCTGACGTTACCTCCCTCGTTCTCGACGGCCCGAACGGTCTCAGAAATCGTTGTTCCCGACGTTATCATGTCGTCGACGACGTAGCAGTCGGCGCCGTCGACCGACGAGAAGTTGTGGGAGAATGAGCCACTGTACTCGTCGATATCTCCCTTTTCCCAGCGGTGTTTCCGCGGGGTGTAGGTACTGAGATCGACCTTTAGTTCGCTCGCGACGGCCGTCGCCAGCGGGACGCCCGCCTTTTCGATCCCAACGACGAGGTCAGCATCTCCGTCCGTCAAGAGGACGTCGGCCAGTATTCCGCCAAGGTGGTCGAGTCGGCGGCCGTTCTGGCCGACGGTACTCCAGTCAATGTGGATGTCCTGCGGAGACTTCGGGCGTTCGTTGGGCTGTTCAGCGTCCGGCGTCGCTCGTTCGATGAGCCAGCTAGCGGTCTCGCGGGAGACGTTGAGTTCGTCCGCGATCTCTCCCCTGGAGAGTCCGCTCTCAGCCAAACCGGCGGCTTCGCTCACGAGACTATCGACGTTCTTCATTGTCTGTGTGATCTCTCAGTGATCCGCAATAATCTTTGTGCTCGACCGCAGTACCGACGGATTTCGACGTGGAACATCTCACTATGCACCCCGTCATGATCGGTACGTCGCGGCCAGTTCGTTCAGTGCGTAAATCGCTCGCAGCATCTCGGAGCTCTTCCCCTCGTCGAACACCAGTTCGTCGGTCTCGCGGACGAAGTCTAGGACGTCGGTAGAGGCGTGTCCGGGGGCGGCGGAGATCCCGGTCCCCGTTTCCGTGAGCCAACGCATGACTCGGAGATCGCTCTTGCTGTCGCCCATCGCAACGGCGAACGGGTCGTCGATACCGAGCACGTCGAAGGCGGCTTCCACGCCGGCGACCTTATTCAGTTCGAGGCTGCCGATCTCCGCGGCGTCGGCCTCGTAGTACGCGACGTCGATGCGCTCGAAGAGTGCACTCACATCTTCCGGAACGTCACTAACCTTACACTCAGAGGCCTCCTTACGCTCAGTGAGGACGCCGTCAATCTCGGGATCCGCGTCGGCGTAGAACGCTTTCGTCCACTGGCGTCCCTCGTCGCTCAAGTACCCTAACTGCGTCGCCACAGCGTCGCCAAGCAGTTCGAGCTGATGGACCAGCCCCGCGTCGATGATCTCTCGAGCTCGTTCGGAGCCGATCTTAAAGTTCGGCTTCACCGTGATGTTGAACTCGTTACCCTGTAGGTGGCAGTTCCGCCGCAAGTCTTCGGGGGCGTCCGAGAGCACACGTGAGCGAACCGCGTCGAACACGTCAACGATGTCGTCGTCGAGCGACTCATAGAGTAGCCGTTTCGTCTCCGCACCGTGTTCAGGTGTGAATACGCCGGTTCCGGCCTCGTAGACGATCGAGAGGTCGCCCGAGTGGACGATTTCGCTTCCGAGCCCTTGTATCATGAATCCCTTGACGTTTTCCAAGGTCTGCCCGGTACAGATCACGATCGGAACGCCGCGCTCGTGAAGTTCCGTCAGGAAGTATAGCGTGTCTCGCGGGATCTCGTTGTCGGTCGTTGACGCTGACCGGAGCGTCTCGTCGACGTCGAGGACCAGTGCGTTGATCGGACGTTCGTACTTGTTGTACAGATCGAGTGCGGTGAACGCCTGGGTTTCCGTCGCGTGTGCGGCGATCTCCGCGTAGGCGTCTCCGTTCGGGAAATTCCGCCGAATCTGGGTCTTCTGCTGGTCGAGGTCGTCTCGAACGGACTCCCACTGCTGCAGGGAGACTTGTGAATCGAGCGCCGGGAACACATTGACGAGATCCTGACGTGCCCTGAGCGTCTCAGTGTCGGTACTATCGTACAGTCCATACAACTGACTATAAACTTGCACGGAAACGTGTACATCCGGAACCGATATAAAAGTCCCGCCAGCCGCGATGCCACAAAGACTCGGTCGATCACTCGTATGCGCTATCCAGTTCCCAGACGTCCAATCGCTGGACGGTCACATCACCGTCCGCCCACGCCTCGATTCCGGTCGACCGCTCATCCTCCGGATACAGGCGAGTAGTGACACTCTTTAGGCTGTTCACGTATACCTCGAGCATCGACCCGTCGAGGTACACTCGTAGTTCGAGGTCCTCGCCGTCGCGGTCGACCTCGCCACGGTGGACGAGCGAGCTTCGCTCCGAAACAGTCGCCCGTGTTTCGGCGTTTCGAGTGCTGTGTTCGCGGTGGACGACGATCCGCTCCGTCCGTTCGTCGTAATATATCAGCGTCTCCTCGGACCCATCAGGGTTCGCTCTTACCTTCAGCCCGTACTTCTCAGCTCCGTCAGACGCCATTGTTGCTCGAATCTCGACTGCGGTTCCGCCAACGCCGTCCAGTTCGTCGTTCGCATTTGAGACCTGCACGTTCCGGATCTCGGCGAGTCGCTCGGCTCGGAGCGATCGCAGTTCCTCAATCGGTTCGATGCCGAGCCGACCGTCGTCGCGAAGAAACAGGTGTACCGGGAGACCGCCGTTGTGGGCCCATCCGGCGTCATAGTGATCCCGCGGACGACGGTCGTCCTGTGCAATCGTGAATAGGAGGCTCCGACCCGTTTCGGGGTCGACAATACCGTGAGGACCAGTGAAGTGAAACCCCCCGTAATCGATACGTCGCGGGTCCTCGTGGTCCGGAACGAACCGACAGGCGTCGGGGTCCCACTCGCCGAGCCAGTAGTACACTTCCACTTCCGCGGCGCCCTCAATCGGACTGACGATGAACGCGTACTTCTCGGCGTCGGTCTCGTCTTCGCCAATCGGCAGCAAGACGGGCAACTCCCAGACGAGTCCGAGCTCCGGGTACTCGTCGTGATCCGTTCGATGGAGACAACCCCGGAACACCCACTCCGCCAAGCTCTCAGACTCGTATACAAGGGCCGCACCGCCACCGGTAGCGAATCCGGAACCGACGAGACAGTACCACGTCCCGTTCTCCCGCCAAACGAACGGGTCGCGAAAGTCGTTGTCCCGAAGCCCGATCGAATGCGGGCGCTCGATCGCGGACTCGTCGTCCTGACGCCAAGACGTCAATTCGGGGTCGTCGGGATCAACAGGGGACGCTACCACGACGCGCTGATCGGGAGTGCGGTCTATTTCTCCCGCGGTAAAGAGGAGAACAGGGTCCCCGTCCGCGTCGTGAGTCGACCCGCCGGACCAGATCCCATCGGGAGCCAGTCCGTCGCGTTCGGGCGCCAGTGCCGGTTTAAGGTGCCGCCAATGGACTAAATCGTCACTCACCCAGTGCCCCCAATGGATATTGCCCCAGTACGGTCCGCTGGGGTTGTGCTGGTAGAACAGGTGGTACTGGCCGTCGTGATACAGCGGTGCATGCGGTTCGTTCATCCAGTGACCAGGCGGGATCGGATGGTACTGCGGACGATGACGATCTCCGCGATATCGCGACGGATCGAGGGCGATCGTTTCGTAGTTCATCGAGGGGTGTTCGTCGTGGCACGGCGTCTCGTACCGCTCGCGGACGTCGGAGGCGGTGAACGCGCAGTCATAGATTTTGAGTTCGTCGATCGCCCCTGAGAAGTTGTGTAAAGCGAACGTGTCGTCGACGCGTTCGGTTCGGTTGTTCTTTCCAATCAGAACCGGGACGTCGGCCGGGACGATCATGCTCCCCTCGGGAACTCGTTCCACTGCGGTGCATGCGGCGTCGACGTAGAGTCGGAGTGAACCGTCGTCGCCCTCGAAGACTGCTGCGACGTGCGACCAGGAATATTTGGGTAGCGGTGATTCCGTCTGGACAGCCACCCACGTGTCTCCCAGTCCGACTTGGAACGAGCACCGGCCGTGTCCGTCGAGTCCAAACTCGAACCCGCGGTTATCGTCGACCGAGTGGTTGCTGACAATCGGGGAGAGACGCTCTGACGACTGACCCTCGAACGCTCGGGGGGCGATCCACGCTTCGACCGTGAACTCGGTCGTATCTCCGTCGAGAATCTGCCGGTCGTGTTCGATTTGCGTGGAGTAACCATCGAACAACAGTCCGCTTCCCGTGACGCCGTCAATCCATCGCGGATCACTATCCGATTTGAACCGTGCGTCCGCGAACGCGTGCTCGACCGCGTCTCGGCATCCGGACACGACTTCCTCGGCGGACGAGCCCTCGCTTTCGTCGAACGGCCAGTACGCTACGACACGGCGGTTATCGCTATCGTCTCGGTCGGCCATATCAGATGGAATGCCTCGTAATCATAAAAATACCACCCGTCTGTCGGACCGTCGATGGTGAGCTCGCAGCGGCGACAGCAGAGCGCGCGGACGGTTCCAACGTCGGTACTGACGCTCACAAACTACTATACTCCTCTAGTTCTTCGACAAGAGTATGAGTGGTTACGAGAACCTCGACGTATCCGAAATACGCGATTCGCTGCAACGCCACGTCGATATGTCGGAGTACGAGTCGCAGGTGTATCTCGCGCTCGTTCAAAACGGAAAGCAATCGATGCGAGACCTATCCGAGGCGAGCGACGTCCCAAAACAGCGCGTATACGACATCGTCGAGGAACTCAGGGAGCAGGGCTTCGTCGAGCTCGACGACAGTTATCCCAAGAAGGCGTACGCGGTCGATCCCACGAAGACGCTTGGCCCGATCCAGACGCACGTCGAACAGGTCCAAAACGCGCTCGAGGAGTTTCACAAGTCGGTGTCCGACGTCGATAGCGGCGTCGCACAGTTCAGGAACCAGTCGACAATCGAGAAGTACATCTTCGAACTCCTCGACAGCGCCGAACGGACGATCTTCCTGATGACGTCCGTCGATCGACTGCAGATCTTCGAGGACGCGCTACGCGACAACTCCGACGTCCAGATCCGCGTCGTACTCACTGATCTCGACGAGGGGCACGTCGTCGACGACCGTATCGAACTCAACAGTCCTATCCGCGAGTTTGCCGACTACGTCCGGGGGACCGTTCGTAGCGAACCGCTCGTACTCAGTGTGGATCGAAGTGCCGGGTTCTTTTGGCCGAGTACTACCGACGCACGTCGCCAGCCTCAGGAGGGATTCTACGTCACCGATGAGGAACTCGCGTTCATGTTCGATCGGTTCCTCTCGGACACGGTCTGGCCGCTCGGGTATCCGGTCAATCCCGATCAGCGCTGCTCTATCACGCTTCCGCAACGGTACTATCGGATCCACGATTGCCTCTCCGACCTCGAGGTACTCACCGACTCCGTTCCCCTCCGAACTCTGACAGTCCGGTTCGAGGGGTACGACAACGTGACTGGCCAGCAGACCTCTCGAGAGGGCCGACTCGCCGGGTACTACGCGCCGGAGTTCGATGACCAGGCGTACCTCGAAGTCGACATTGTTGAGGGCGACGATGAGCAGTCTCTGACGGTGACAGTCGGCGGCTGGCACTCGCGTCAGGAAGACTACATGGCGACGAGCATTGAACTGGAGAAACACGAAGACTGGTCCGCTGAAGAACTCGACGACGAGACGCTCGCACACATCGAGACGTGCCGGACGGAGCTCCCCGAGGAAATCGCCGGCGACGTCATCGTCGGCTTCGACGGTTACATCGACTATATCAGATCACTGGTCGGGGAACGGAAGAGTCCTCGAATGTACGATGAGATCAGCGAGTTCGACACGCTGCGAGAGATGATCACGAGGGCATCGGCTCAGGACAAGACGCTCCAGTTCGAGTGGGTCGAGAGCAGGCGCTTGCCCGGCGGCCACACTGCCCACGTCGGACAGGTACTCGATACGGCCGGATACGATACTGAACTCGTCGGGTTCTTCGGGCAGCCGATTCGGAACGAGTTCAGCGACGCGTTCGACGACGACGCGCTCCTCAGCCTGGGACAGCCGACCGTGACGGAGTATCTACAGTTCGGCGACGGGAAGGTCCTGTTCACCGACTCCAGTGGACATCAAGCGTTGAACTGGGAAACGCTCAGAGAATACGTGCCGCTCGAAGATATCGTCGATCGACTCGACGAGACTGATCTCGTGAGCATCGGCGGCTGGGCGCTCATCCCCGAGATATCGACGATCTGGGAGGGAATCTACGAGCAGGTGTATCCGCTGCTCTCGTCGCCGCCCGACGACATCATCGTCTGTACGAGCGACGTGCATCGCCTAACGGAGACGACGCTCCGGTCGGATCTGGAGTCGTTGAGTATCCTCAACGATGCGATCCCAGTGACGGTCGTGACGACCAGCGAACAGGCCGCACACTTGAGTGACGCTCTTCTGTCCGGCGACCGGGGGAAGCGAGCGCTCCACGCAACGGCAGAGTCACTTTGCCGCGAGATCGGCGTGTCTCGGGTCGCGGTGACCGCTGCGAAAGAGTCCGTCCTCGCCGGCCCCCACGGGAGCCAACGGATCCGATCGGCCCTGATTTCCGACCCGGCAGAGGAAGGGACGTTTGAGGATCACTTCAGCGCAGGTATCGCCCTGGGTCGCGCCGAGGACCTCTCGGACACATCGACACTCGCACTCGGAATCGCAGTGGCGAGTTACTTCAAACAGTACCAGGAGACGCCGTCTCTGTCTGATATTCGGACGTTTCTCGATACCTATGAGGATCAGGGACCGGCCTGAGACGGCACTAGTACTCGGTTCGGCGCCGTGCGGTTTCGCGGGAGAACACGGCCGTCGATTAGCGGTCCGTGACGACGAGGAGACCCCAGAGAGCCATGACGAACAGGAGACAGATTCCGAGCGCCAGAGCTGCCGCGCCGAGTAGCCCCGCAGTCTGGTGGGCGAGTTTCGTGTTGTCTGTCAGTGGACCAGACGCGGCATCGACCGTCGCTCCGAGAACGGCCAGTAGGACGGTCGCCCCGAACGTGTACAATAGCGCCCGGTACTGATCGAGCAGGATACGGACCCGGCTGCGCTCCCGGCCACCTTCGGTGTCCCAGTCGGTGTCGTTCACGCTCATCGGTCCTCCCCCCGTACGTCCCCGAAGTGATCGTCCGAGGTCCGCTCGCCGCCGTCCGGTGCCGTGCGTTCTTCGGGCGGACGGTCGGGTCCGAAGATGGACTCATCGCCATCGGCACCGTCGAGCGGTTCGCTGTCCCAGTAGGGATGGTCACTATCGCACTCGCGGAAGCAGGCGATCGCGTGATCGTCCGAACCCCCGCTCGCCGGATCAAGTGACGGACACTCCTCGGTGCAGTGCTTTCGGGCTTTCGGACACCGCGTCTGGAACGAACAGCCGCTTGGGGGGTCGACGGGATCCGGAATGTCGATGCTCCGCACCGGTAGTTCCCCACTGCTGTCGTCCGGGTCGATGTCCGCCGTCGACCAGCGAAGAATCTTCGTGTAGGGATGACGCGGATTCTGGATGATTTCCTCGGCGGGGCCGATTTCGACGATATTTCCGAGGTACATCACGCCGATCCGGCCGTCGACCCTTCCAGCGAGATACCGCGCGTTCTCGAAGTTGTGCGAGATGAACAGGTACGACGTATCAAACCGCTGTTGCAGTTCGAGCATCAGATCCATCATCTCGACGCGGAGCGATACGTCCAGTGCACTCACCGCTTCGTCAGCCAGGATCAGGTCCGGGTTCATGAACAGTGCGCGCACGAGCGCAACGCGCTGTTTCTCACCACCGGATAGCTGGTGTGGGTACCGTTCGGCGTAATCACGTGCCGGAGAGAGGCCGACGTACTCGAGCATCGCGATGGTCCGTTCCCGTCGATCCTTGAAACTGAGGTCGTCCTGGGCCTGCTTGAGCGGTGTCTCGAGGATCTCCTGAACGCTCCGGTTGGGATTTAGCGAACTTCCCGGGTCCTGGTGGATGATCTGTAGCGCCGAGCGGATCTCGTCGTAGGCGTCGTCACCGCCGTCGCGAGCCTCCCAGACGTCGACTCCCCGATGCGAAACCCTCCCGTTGGTCGGTCGCTGGACACCGATAGCAGTCTTTCCGAGCGTCGTCTTGCCACAGCCAGATTCACCGACGAGCGCGACCACGTCGTTCTCGTAGATATCGAGGGTGACGTTATTGACGGCATAGACAGTCTCGCTATCGCCAGTGAGTTTCGACCGAAGTCCCGAGCTCTGTTCGAAGTGGACGTCCACGTCGTTGAGCGAGAGTACCGAATCATCTGACTGGCGACCTGTCACGACGTCTGTTTCAACCTGTTCGGGGCTTTCGGTCGGATCGAATGGGATCTCCTCACGCGCTCGCTCCCAGTGGTGACAGGCCGTCTCGTGGTCAGCACTGACGTCGAAGAACGGCGGGTCTTCGGACCGACACTCGCCGGTTGCCAGTGGACACCGAGACGCGTACCGGCAGCCGGTCGCCGTATTGACTGGATCGGGTGCCTGTCCCTCGATCGGTGTCATCGAGTCTAGTGGCGTTTCAAGGTTCGGGACGGCGTTGAGCAGGTCCCTCGTGTATGGGTGGGCGGGATCGCGGAGGATTTCGTCGGTCGGGCCGACCTCCGCCATCTGGAAGGCGTACAGGACGCCGATCCGGTCCGCTAGACCAGCTACCAGTGGGAGGTCGTGAGTGATGAACACGACGGTGAGATCGTACCGCTCTTGGAGGTTCTCCAGAAGGCCGAGGATAGATCGCTGCATCAATAGGTCGAGCGCCGCGGTCGGCTCGTCCATCACCAGCACTCGCGGTTTCAACACTAGCGAGAGCGCGATGAGTGCTCGCTGCTGCATTCCGCCACTCAGTTCGTGGGGGTACGCATCGAGCACCCGATCGGGATCGAGGTGGAGTTCTCGAAACAGCTTACGCGCGTGGTCCATCCCCGACTTGAGGTCGTGGTCGTGTGCCTTCAGCGTCTCCGTGAAGTGATCCCTGATCCGCTGGGTCGGATTGAACGAACTCATCGCGCCCTGAAACACCATCGAAATCTCCTTCCAACGGTATCGTTTCAGCAGGTCACGATCAGCATTCGCGATGTCGACCGGATCGCCGTCCTCGGGGTGATAGATCACTTCCCCGGAGAGTTGGCCCGGATCGACGACCGCGTCGAGGAGCGCCGAGGCGAACATTGACTTCCCAGAGCCCGACTCGCCGACGACGCCGAGGATTTCGCTCTGGCGGATATCCATCGAGACGTCGTCGAGGACCCGCGACGTCCCGCGGCCCATATCGAACTCGACCGAGGCGTTTCGAACCTCCAGAATCACGTCTTGGTCAGCTGACTCTGCGTTCGTTTGTCGTACTACTTCGCGTTCGTGTGTTTCGTAGTCGGAACTCATGAGTACACCTTCGTTTGCGACGAGTGGCTATCTGCCGTGACCGTCCATTCGAGCGCAATCATCACTTAGCCTCCCCGCCTTCGTGGCGGTCGCGAACCCTGACATTGACGACACGGTCGAGCCCCTGGGAGAGCATGATGAGTCCCCACGATAGGAGCACGATCGTCAGGAGTGGCCACAACACCGTGTAGTACAGCTGTGGCGACGTGACTGCACCGGCGTTGTACGCCTTCTCCAGCATCACGCCCCAGTTGACGCCCTCGACCGGAAGCACCCCGAGGAAGTACAGCGCTACGGAGTTGAAGATCACTCCTCGCCCCGACATCACGAAATTGACGAGGATAAGCGGGAGGAGCTGCGGCGTGATGTCCTTGCGCAGGATCGATCCGGTCGAGACGCCCATGATCCGCGAGGCCTCGACGTACGCCTCTTCCCGGATCGTGAGGACCTGAGATCTGAGCGATCGCGCCGTCCCGGCCCACGCGTTGATCGACACGAGGATACCGACGAGGATCGGGCTGGTCGGCTCCCAGATCGCGCCGACGATGATGATCAGCGGGAGCCCGGGAATCATTATCGCCGTGTCAGTCAGCGTCATCAGTATTTCGTCGGCTCGCCCGCCTTTGTAACCCGAGACGATACCGACGAACGCGCCGATCCCGGTAGCGAACACTGCCCCGCCCATCAGCATTAACAGCATGTCCGGGGTCGCGTGGATCAATAGCGCGGCGATGTCCTGTCCGAACTGGTCAGTGCCGAGCGGGTTCTCGCCGAAATAGGACGGACTGTCCCATTTATTCCCGTCCTGATACGTCGGTGACTCGACGAGCCAGACGCCGACCGTTCCGGCAAGGACGAACCCGAACAGGATCAGGAATCCGGCCTTGAAACGCCAGTCGGACCACGCCAGCAGGAACGTTTCCCAGTGTCCGCGAAGGTCCTTGGCGATCCGATCGCGTCGGGTGACGTCCTCCACGGAAACGCTCTCAAGCGGGATCTCCGCCGCGTTGATATCGCCGCCGTCGGCCATCGGATTCCTGTCCTCGTCAGTAGGCTTCACTGGAATCACCCCCGGCACCCGCACGCGGATCGATCAGCCCGTAGGTGAGATCGGCGATCGTGACCGCGATGACGACTGCGACCGATATGATGAGGAATCCACCCATCATCAACGGATAGTCGCGCGCCGTGATCGCGTTGAAGAAGTAGTACCCGACGCCCGGATACTGGAAAATGTCCTCGAGGATGATCGAACCCCCGAAGATGAACCCGATCTGGATGACGAAGCCGGTGTAGATCGGGAGGATTGCGTTCCGAGCCACGTACTGGTTCGCGATGCGACTCGTAGGGAGCATCCGCAACCGTGCGACACGGATGTAATCCTCTCCGAGTACTCTGATACTGTTGCTCCGCATCGCGAGCGTCTGGACGCCGAAGCCCGTGATAATAACCGAGAGCATTGGCAGGGTCGCGTGTCGTAGCACGTCTACTATGAACGGGAGGTTGAAGCCCGGTGTGACGCCGAGGCTCGTTCTGCCGGAGAGCGGATACATTCCCAGGTTCGTGACGAAGATCGCGATGAGAATGATCGCCGCCACGTAATAGGGGACGGAGTTCATCACGATTGCGACAGTGCTGACGGCCGAGTCAAGCCGACTCCCCTCCTTGTAAGCGAGGAGCGCGCCAAGCGAGATCGAAATCGCGAACGTCACGAGCATCGCCGTTCCGAGGACGAACAGCGTCCACGGGATCGCCTCCGCGTAGATCTGGGCGACTGGCTCGTTATAGTACGTCGATTCGCCGAGGTCGCCCTGAAGGACGCTGGTGACGTAGTTCAGGTACTGCACGTAGATCGGTTCGTCTGGCTTGACACCGACGTACGCCTGCACCATCTGGTCGATCTGCTCGGACGGCATGTTCGGATTTTGCTTGCGAAGTTTCGCTCGCATGTAATCGACAGGGCCGCCGGGCATCAGACGTGTCAGACCGAACGTGATCGTGATGACCAGCACCAGAGTCACGAACGATCGGATCACACGCTTTACGTAGTAGTTCATCCGCGGCGCCCCTCCGTCGTATTTTTCACTCTCATAGTGCTATCAATTGTGACAGGCAGAATCACACGATGAAACGGTATATACTTAACGGTCATTATATCAATCAAGGTTTATTTCGGGGTTTGAGGTCGCCTCGGCGCTCGAGTCGTCCGTGAATGCGGACT
Proteins encoded in this region:
- a CDS encoding ABC transporter permease, producing MNYYVKRVIRSFVTLVLVITITFGLTRLMPGGPVDYMRAKLRKQNPNMPSEQIDQMVQAYVGVKPDEPIYVQYLNYVTSVLQGDLGESTYYNEPVAQIYAEAIPWTLFVLGTAMLVTFAISISLGALLAYKEGSRLDSAVSTVAIVMNSVPYYVAAIILIAIFVTNLGMYPLSGRTSLGVTPGFNLPFIVDVLRHATLPMLSVIITGFGVQTLAMRSNSIRVLGEDYIRVARLRMLPTSRIANQYVARNAILPIYTGFVIQIGFIFGGSIILEDIFQYPGVGYYFFNAITARDYPLMMGGFLIISVAVVIAVTIADLTYGLIDPRAGAGGDSSEAY
- a CDS encoding ABC transporter permease, which gives rise to MKPTDEDRNPMADGGDINAAEIPLESVSVEDVTRRDRIAKDLRGHWETFLLAWSDWRFKAGFLILFGFVLAGTVGVWLVESPTYQDGNKWDSPSYFGENPLGTDQFGQDIAALLIHATPDMLLMLMGGAVFATGIGAFVGIVSGYKGGRADEILMTLTDTAIMIPGLPLIIIVGAIWEPTSPILVGILVSINAWAGTARSLRSQVLTIREEAYVEASRIMGVSTGSILRKDITPQLLPLILVNFVMSGRGVIFNSVALYFLGVLPVEGVNWGVMLEKAYNAGAVTSPQLYYTVLWPLLTIVLLSWGLIMLSQGLDRVVNVRVRDRHEGGEAK